In Thermospira aquatica, the following proteins share a genomic window:
- a CDS encoding leucine-rich repeat domain-containing protein, producing the protein MKYWLMGLFFLPLMMVGQSIPWDNIKDSGVRLALRTYSESFVFSSTNLRFEGYAIVDLRFFTNFTHVRRLSLYNNAIEDVSPLAVLTNLVFLNLGKNRIKDVSSLSNLTSLEVLILHDNVGITNLRGIHKIVTLREIDLRNTHVYHENLKTWAFTNTLGIYDLEGNYHEIPPGEKEKWGIFNSRVVKAWY; encoded by the coding sequence ATGAAGTACTGGTTGATGGGATTATTTTTTTTGCCGCTGATGATGGTTGGTCAGAGTATTCCCTGGGATAATATCAAAGATTCTGGTGTGAGACTGGCACTCAGGACGTATTCAGAGTCTTTTGTTTTCTCTTCGACGAATCTCAGATTTGAAGGGTATGCGATTGTTGATCTCCGTTTTTTTACGAATTTTACTCATGTGAGAAGGCTGAGTCTCTATAATAATGCTATAGAGGATGTGTCGCCACTGGCAGTTTTGACAAATCTTGTTTTTCTGAATCTTGGTAAAAACCGTATAAAGGATGTGTCGAGTCTCTCGAATCTCACCTCTCTGGAGGTCTTGATCCTCCATGATAATGTGGGAATTACAAATCTGCGGGGGATTCATAAAATTGTAACGTTGCGTGAGATTGATCTTCGTAATACGCATGTGTACCATGAGAATTTAAAAACGTGGGCTTTTACCAATACGTTGGGGATTTATGATCTGGAGGGAAACTATCATGAGATTCCTCCCGGGGAGAAGGAAAAGTGGGGGATCTTTAATAGTAGAGTGGTGAAGGCCTGGTACTAA
- a CDS encoding tetratricopeptide repeat protein, with amino-acid sequence MRKWVLFFLLILSSACHQEDFIFIRNLDRVEWLTIQDFLRETGLTSQSNTLITNAVSRKPSDIPQNLSLPQETKYLTVPANKDFTLQISSPNTLITLKSASGISYLKENSDPEQGLFAFRSTSSNGRAHFQYYDLDGKLLKNLFYYFQVQQPSSPQTPSTNITTRKPASSQPATTETQTNTPSQTPQQNIEWFLSSIRKLPDGEAIKNLETATSDTTFSESEKEHLNYTLIEYYLKQRLYTKASNRIETLQEKEYQAYYRGLYYEAIQKPSRALEYLLQSLDIGGSVTAQAVIATERVMINAGVSDATLVRRLDTLTTTIKDPSLAAESMIQLALLYEGLRNITRARELYQTIINGNYPRQWKEKAQKELETLNKQFP; translated from the coding sequence ATGAGAAAATGGGTTTTATTTTTTCTTCTTATCCTCTCTTCTGCCTGTCATCAAGAAGACTTCATCTTCATCCGAAATCTCGATCGGGTAGAATGGCTTACCATCCAGGACTTTCTCCGTGAAACCGGCCTCACCTCGCAAAGTAACACTCTGATCACAAACGCGGTATCACGAAAACCCTCAGATATTCCCCAAAACCTCTCTCTTCCCCAGGAAACAAAATACCTCACTGTCCCTGCAAACAAAGACTTTACCCTCCAGATCTCCTCCCCCAACACCCTGATAACACTCAAATCGGCATCCGGTATTTCCTACCTCAAAGAAAACTCAGACCCAGAACAAGGACTTTTTGCCTTTCGCTCAACATCAAGCAACGGAAGAGCCCATTTCCAGTACTATGACCTGGACGGAAAACTTCTCAAAAACCTTTTCTACTACTTTCAAGTCCAACAGCCCTCAAGCCCTCAAACTCCCTCTACCAACATAACCACCCGAAAACCCGCATCCTCTCAACCAGCAACAACCGAAACACAAACCAACACCCCTTCTCAGACTCCACAACAAAACATCGAATGGTTCCTCTCCAGCATCCGAAAACTCCCCGATGGCGAGGCTATCAAAAACCTTGAAACAGCCACCTCGGATACCACCTTTTCTGAGAGTGAAAAGGAACATCTCAACTACACCCTCATAGAATACTATCTCAAACAACGACTCTATACAAAAGCCTCCAATCGCATTGAAACCCTCCAAGAAAAAGAATACCAGGCTTACTACCGGGGACTCTATTACGAGGCCATTCAAAAGCCCAGTCGAGCGCTTGAATATCTTCTCCAATCCCTTGACATAGGTGGGAGTGTCACTGCCCAAGCCGTCATCGCCACAGAACGGGTGATGATAAACGCTGGTGTCTCCGATGCTACACTCGTAAGACGACTGGACACCCTCACCACAACGATTAAAGACCCATCTCTCGCTGCCGAGTCCATGATCCAGCTTGCCCTTCTCTACGAAGGACTACGAAACATCACCCGGGCACGAGAACTCTACCAAACCATTATTAACGGCAACTATCCCCGCCAGTGGAAAGAAAAGGCCCAAAAAGAACTTGAGACCCTCAACAAACAATTCCCATAA